The nucleotide sequence CGTCAGCAAGCTCTCGGGCCTCGGCACCTTCATACGCCGCAACGATCCAGCGCATGTCGCCGATATCGTGCGCGAGACGATCGAGATGTTCGGTTCCGACCGCTGCCTGTTCGGCTCGAACTTTCCGATCGAAAAACTCTGGACCGACTATCGCGCGCTGGTCGCGAGCTACGAGGTAGCTATCAGCCATCTCGACGACCACGCGCGTGCGCTGGTGATGGGAGAGACCGCGCGGCGGGTCTACCGGCTGGGATGACGCTGCGCGCAACGACAACAAAAGCAACAGGGAACGCTCATGGCGCTGGAAATCAAGGTTCTCGACTATGGTGATATCGAGCTGGAATCGAGCTTCCTCGTGCTCGGGCGCGACTGCGGCCGTACCCGCCGGGTGCTCACGCTCGGATTCCTGATCCTCGGCGGCCCGTATCCGGTCGTGGTCGACACCGGCTATCGCTCCAACCAGATCATGGAGACGCTGGGCATGCGCGGGCTGCAGTATCATGAGAACATGATCGAGAACCAGCTCGCGCGGCACGGAGTGCGCATGGGCGACGTCCGCTACGTCTGCCACACCCATCTGCACATCGATCATGCCGGCAAGGACGATCTGTTCCCGATGAACACGACGGTGGTGCTGAACCGGCGCGAGCTGGAATATTCGGTGTCCGGATTGATGCATCCGCAATACCCGGCGCCCGACATCAAGCACCTGATCGACCGCCTGCACACCAAGAGCGCGCTGCGCTTTCTGGATCTTGAGCTCACCGGCGCGGTCGAGCTGATGCCGGGGGTGTATTGCGAGGCGGCCAACGCCCATACCGAGGGCTCGATGAACATCCACGTCCACACCGCCGACGGCATCGCCACGATCTGCGGCGACGTCATCTACGACTTCAACGACCAGATCGTGACGCCGTTCAACGAGATCCAGGACGCCGAGCCGCGTACGACCGGCAACCACGGCACCAGCAAGCGCGCCGAGAAGGCGGCGATCAAGAAGCTGCTGTCGAGCTCGCGCTATTTGCTGCCGATTCACGATCGCCCTGCCAAGATCGAGGGTGGCATGGTGGTAGGGCGGCTGCACGACCAGGTGCCGGGCCCGCTGGTGCAGTCGCTGCCGCAGCGGCACTGGTTTCCGGCGTGAGGACGCGCCATGACCCACGTTACCTTGCGCCCTGAGTTCGAGACCCTGATCGACCCCTACGCGCCGGTGGCGCAGGTCGCGACCGGCTTCGACTTCACGGAGGGGCCGATCTGGCATCCGGCCGAGCAGTTCCTGCTGTTCTCCGACATGCCTGCCGACGTCCGCCGCCGCTGGGACGCCAAGCGCGGCGTCGTCGAGATGCGGCGGCCGTCCAACAAATGCAACGGCATGACCTACGATGCCGAGCTCAACCTGATCGTCTGCGAGCACGCGACGTCGTCGCTGGTACGCGAGCGGCCCGACGGGCGGCGGGAGATCCTGGCGTCGCATTATCAGAACCAGGAGCTGAACAGTCCGAACGACGTCTGTGTGCATTCCAGCGGCGCGATCTATTTCTCCGACCCCTGGTACGGCCGCATGCCGGTCTTTGGCTTGGAGCGGCCGCGTCAGCTTGGCTTCCAGGGCGTCTACCGCGTGCCGCTGGGCGGCGGCGCGCCGCTTCTGCTGGTGGAGCGCAATCTGTTCGATCAGCCGAACGGGCTGTGCTTCTCGCCGGACGAGACGCTGCTCTATGTCAACGACACGGTGCAGGCGCTGATCCGGGTATTCGATGTCGGCAGCGATGGCAGCCTGTCGAACGGCCGCGTTTTCGCGAGCGGCATCCGCTCGGAGCTGGAGCCCGGCGTGCCCGACGGCATGAAATGCGACCAACGCGGCCATGTCTGGGTCACCGCGCCCGGCGGCGTCTGGGTCTATGCGCCCACCGGCGAACTTCTGGGCAAGGTGCGCGTGCCGGAGCTGGTCGCCAATCTCGCCTGGGGCGGCGCTGATTTCCGCACGCTCTATCTGACCGCCACGCATTCTGTCTATGCCATCGCGACCAAGGTCGGCCCGCGCCATGAACCTTACATGAGCGCGCGGCGGACGGCTGGACCCACATCGGCCGCGTCTTCTTCGACCGCGCCCGCGGCGCCGCAACTCGCCGGCGACATGCAGCTCGATCCGCGGCGCTGCGCGATGATCATCCAGGACCTGCAGAACGACGTCATCATGGATGGCGGCGCGTTCGCCGATTCCGGCGCGCCCGGGCATGCCAAGCAGCAGCGCGTGGTCGACAACGTGCGCCGGCTGGCCGAGGTCGCCCGCGCGCGCGGCGTCGTCATCATCTTCGTCTGGTTCGTCGTCGAGCCCGGCGCGCCCGGCGTGACCTTGAACGCGCCGCTGTTCGAAGGGCTGGTCGACAGCAGGGCGATGGTGCGCGGCAGTTGGGGCGCAGCGCCCGTCGCCGGCCTGGAGCCGCGCAGCGGGGACTTCGTCGTCGAGAAGATGCGGATGAGCGCGTGGGAGGGCACCAGGCTCGAGACCATCCTGAAGGCGACGGGGCGCGACGTCATCATCAATACGGGCGCGTGGACCAACATGTCCGTGGAGCACACCGCGCGCACCGGCGCCGACAAGGGCTACTTCATGGTGGTGCCGGAGGACTGCTGCTCGACGATGAACGCGGACTGGCACAATGCCGCGATCAACTTCGCCCTTCAGAACGTGTCCGTCGTCACCAATGCCGATGCGGTCATCAAGGCGCTGGGGTAGGGCATGCCCAAGCTGTTTCATCTCGTTGCCTCGCCGCGCGCGGACTCCGGGTCGAGCGCTGGCGCGCGCGTCTTCCTCGGCCGCTTCAGGCAGGTGCGGCCGGGCTTCGACATCGACGAGATGAATCTCTGGCGCGAGAATCTGCCGGAGTTCGACGGCGAGATCCTGCAGGCGAAGTATGCGCGCATGGGCGGGCGCGCCTTCACCGAGGGCCAGCGCGCAGCATTCGCCATGGCAGAGCGCATGGCGGTGCGGCTCGATCTCGCTGACCGCGTCGTGATCTCGACGCCGATGTGGAATTTCGGCATCCCCTACAAGCTCAAGCACTGGCTCGACATCATCAACCAGCCCGGGCTCACCTTCCGCTTCGATCCCGTCAGCGGCTATCTCCCGCTGTTGAAGGACCGCCCGACGCTGGTGATCCTTTCGAGCGGCGGCGATTTCTCGACCGGCATGAGCCGCGGCCGGACGGATCTGGCGACGCCCTATCTGCGCGAGGCGCTGCGCTTCATGGGTCTGCGCGACGTCACCTTCGTCGCGATCGGGCCGACCAGCGGGCCGGCGGAGCACACCGGCGCGGCGCGCGAGCGCGCCCACCGCCGTCTCCTGGACATGGCCGCGCGCTTCTGAGCGGACGCTCGCATCCCAGCTCATGATAGCGCCTATGCGCGAGAGAGCCTTGCGCCGCGGGCGAGGTGCGGGGCATCTTGACGCGACGTGAGATGAGTCCGGTGTGCACGGTCCGGCCGAGGCGCGGCCCGGCTCGAGCTGCGGGATGGGCAGGGCGGCGGGCTCGCTCTGGACTGCACGTATGAAGGGACCTCTGGTCCTGCGCAAGGAAACTGCCGATGCCGACGATCCTGTTCGAGAATGCCGCTTTGCTCGATCCGCTGCAGCCCGACTTGAGCGAGGGCATGCATGTGCTGGTCGAGGACGGCCTGATCAAGGAGGTCTCGGACAGGCCGCTGCAGGGGAGCGCGGAGCGGAGGATCGATCTCAAGGGCAAGACGCTGATGCCCGGCCTGATCGATTTGCATGTGCATGCGATCGCGGTCGAGCTCAATCTGGCGCAGCAAGTGCAGATGCCGAACGTGCTGGTCACCCTGCGCTCGGCGCTGATCCTGCGTGGCATGCTGCGGCGGGGCTTCACCACCGTGCGCGATGCCGGCGGCGCCGGCTATGCGCTCAAGCAGGCGGTCGACACCGGGATCACCGAGGGCCCGCGGCTGTTCGTCTCCGGCCGCGCACTGAGCCAGACCGGCGGCCATGGCGACATGCGCCCGCGCACCGATTTCCTCTCCGACAACGCGCCGTGTCCGTGCTGCGTCCGGGTCGGCGCGCTGGCGCGCGTCGCCGATGGCGTCGATGGCGTGCGCAAGGCGGTGCGTGAGGAGCTGCAGATGGGCGCCGACCAGATCAAGATCATGGCCTCGGGCGGGGTGGCGTCGCCGACCGATCCGGTCGGCGCGTTCGGCTATTCCGAGGACGAGATCCGCGCCATCGTCGCCGAGGCGAGGGGACGCGGCACCTACGTGCTGGCGCATGCCTACACGGCCGAGGCGATCGCGCGCGCGGTGCGCTGCGGCGTTCGTACCATCGAGCACGGCAACCTCGTCGACCTGCCGACCGCGCGGCTGATGGCCGAGCACGGCGTCTACGTGATCCCGACGCTCGTCACCTACGAGGCGCTGGCCAATGAGGGCGCGCAATACGGCCTGCCGCCGGAGAGCGTCGCCAAGATCGCCGACGTGCGCGACGCGGGCTTGCGCTCGCTGGAGATCTATCGCGAAGCCGGCGTCAAGATGGGCTATGGCAGCGACCTCCTCGGTCCGTCGCAGCGCCTGCAGAGCGACGAATTCCGCATCCGCGCCGAGGTCCTCGGTACGCGCGAGGCGATCGCCAGCGCCACGGTGATTGGTGCCGAAGTGCTCGGCATGGAAGGCAAGCTCGGCCGCATCCAGCCCGGCGCGTTCGCCGATCTCCTCGTCGTCGACGGCAATCCGCTGCGCGACATCTCCTGCCTGCTCGGCCAGGGCGATCGCATTCCCCTGGTGATGAAGGCCGGCCAGGTCCACAGCGACAGGCTGAATACCTGAAGGCTGCTGTCGCTCGGGAGCGGCCGCCTGCCGCTCCCCGCGAGACGCATGACGGCAGCCTCGCGACGCCTCTTGCGTCCGAGCTGTGCAGATCGTTTCGCCCTTCATGAAGAGAGGGCGCGGGGAATGCCGGGTGCTGGCCGCACCCATGGCCCGCCTGCGAAAAAAAATGCAGGCGGCAGGAACCACAGGTTCAGCCGAGACAACCCGGCATTCCCCGCGCGATGGTTTTCACGCTTATCTCGCGCTCTCCTCGGTGTACCGGCTTGTTAGTCACCGTCGTCTTCCGGATCATCATCCCCGAAAGACTTGGCGCCAGCTTCGGGGCGCCAGGACCACGCGTCTTCACGTCCGCAGACTGCCGTTCGTCGGCGGGCTCTGAAAGCCCGCTGCAGCACGCCTGCAGCCACCGCATCCCGTGCCCTACGTCTCGTGACGATCGCGAAGCGCCCCTCTCGCGGGTCCGGGATGACCGCAGTCAATCACAAATTCCGAAAAGACGAAAGAGGAATATTTTCCGGTGCAGGACTGGACAGGCCAAATCAGCTTGAGATTGCTAAGGAAATAAGCTGCCCGGCGCAGCCCTGTTGATGCGACGACGCAGCATGGCGACTGATGGGCGCTCGTCCGATCCGAAGTTGCATGGTTGCGGTCAGAGAATGTCTGCGATCGAATGGCCCTGCAACTCGATGCCCAGGCCCTGCATGCCCAGGTCGGTGATCTCGCCGCCCATCGCTTTCAGGCTCTCCTCGCGGATCAGCGACATCAGCCCGCGGCGCAACGCCAGGAATTCCGACGACATCATCATCGATTGCTGGCGCGGCCGCTCCAGCGGGATCTGGATCTCGGCCTTGATCGAGCCGGGGCGCGCGGTCATGCAGTAGACGCGGTCGGACAGGAAGATCGCCTCGTCGATGTCGTGGGTCACGAACAGCACCGAGATCTTCAGCCGCTGCCACATGTTCGTGAGGATCTGCTGCATGATGATGCGGGTCTGGGCGTCGAGTGCACCAAACGGCTCGTCGAGTAGCAGCACCTTGGGGCCGGTCGCGAGCGCGCGCACGATGCCGACGCGCTGCTTCATGCCGCCCGAGAGACGTTCGGGGTAGTGGTTCTCGAACGCTTCGAGACCGGCGAGCCCGAGCAATGTGCGCGCGGCGCGGGCGCGCTCGAACTTGGGCATGCCGCGCATCTTCAAGCCGAACTCGACGTTCTCGCGCACGGTCTTCCAGGGAAACAGCGAATATTGCTGGAACACCATGCCGCGCTCGGCGCTCGGCCCGGTGACGGCCTGGCCGTCGACGGTGACGACGCCGCTGGTGGGCTTGAGGAAGCCGGCGACGGCATTGAGCAGGGTCGACTTGCCGCAGCCCGAAGGGCCCACGATCGAGACGAACTCACCGGGGGCGACATGGATCTGCGTGTCGGTGACGGCTTCGACCGCGCCGTCGATGGTCTCGTAGCTCAGGGCGAAGTTGCGGACGTCGATATGGCCCTGTCTCGTCTCCGCGGCAATCTGGCTCATCGCGACCTCCATGGCATCACCAATTGACCGGCGGCGCGGATCACCAGGCTGGAGCCGAGTCCGAGCACACCGATCGCGATCATGCCGAGCGCGATGTCGGCATATTGGACCAGCGAGTACGCCTCCCAGGTGAAGTAGCCGATGCCGAACTGTCCG is from Bradyrhizobium sp. ORS 285 and encodes:
- a CDS encoding MBL fold metallo-hydrolase, with the translated sequence MALEIKVLDYGDIELESSFLVLGRDCGRTRRVLTLGFLILGGPYPVVVDTGYRSNQIMETLGMRGLQYHENMIENQLARHGVRMGDVRYVCHTHLHIDHAGKDDLFPMNTTVVLNRRELEYSVSGLMHPQYPAPDIKHLIDRLHTKSALRFLDLELTGAVELMPGVYCEAANAHTEGSMNIHVHTADGIATICGDVIYDFNDQIVTPFNEIQDAEPRTTGNHGTSKRAEKAAIKKLLSSSRYLLPIHDRPAKIEGGMVVGRLHDQVPGPLVQSLPQRHWFPA
- a CDS encoding isochorismatase family protein, giving the protein MTHVTLRPEFETLIDPYAPVAQVATGFDFTEGPIWHPAEQFLLFSDMPADVRRRWDAKRGVVEMRRPSNKCNGMTYDAELNLIVCEHATSSLVRERPDGRREILASHYQNQELNSPNDVCVHSSGAIYFSDPWYGRMPVFGLERPRQLGFQGVYRVPLGGGAPLLLVERNLFDQPNGLCFSPDETLLYVNDTVQALIRVFDVGSDGSLSNGRVFASGIRSELEPGVPDGMKCDQRGHVWVTAPGGVWVYAPTGELLGKVRVPELVANLAWGGADFRTLYLTATHSVYAIATKVGPRHEPYMSARRTAGPTSAASSSTAPAAPQLAGDMQLDPRRCAMIIQDLQNDVIMDGGAFADSGAPGHAKQQRVVDNVRRLAEVARARGVVIIFVWFVVEPGAPGVTLNAPLFEGLVDSRAMVRGSWGAAPVAGLEPRSGDFVVEKMRMSAWEGTRLETILKATGRDVIINTGAWTNMSVEHTARTGADKGYFMVVPEDCCSTMNADWHNAAINFALQNVSVVTNADAVIKALG
- a CDS encoding FMN-dependent NADH-azoreductase, which gives rise to MPKLFHLVASPRADSGSSAGARVFLGRFRQVRPGFDIDEMNLWRENLPEFDGEILQAKYARMGGRAFTEGQRAAFAMAERMAVRLDLADRVVISTPMWNFGIPYKLKHWLDIINQPGLTFRFDPVSGYLPLLKDRPTLVILSSGGDFSTGMSRGRTDLATPYLREALRFMGLRDVTFVAIGPTSGPAEHTGAARERAHRRLLDMAARF
- a CDS encoding amidohydrolase family protein is translated as MPTILFENAALLDPLQPDLSEGMHVLVEDGLIKEVSDRPLQGSAERRIDLKGKTLMPGLIDLHVHAIAVELNLAQQVQMPNVLVTLRSALILRGMLRRGFTTVRDAGGAGYALKQAVDTGITEGPRLFVSGRALSQTGGHGDMRPRTDFLSDNAPCPCCVRVGALARVADGVDGVRKAVREELQMGADQIKIMASGGVASPTDPVGAFGYSEDEIRAIVAEARGRGTYVLAHAYTAEAIARAVRCGVRTIEHGNLVDLPTARLMAEHGVYVIPTLVTYEALANEGAQYGLPPESVAKIADVRDAGLRSLEIYREAGVKMGYGSDLLGPSQRLQSDEFRIRAEVLGTREAIASATVIGAEVLGMEGKLGRIQPGAFADLLVVDGNPLRDISCLLGQGDRIPLVMKAGQVHSDRLNT
- a CDS encoding ABC transporter ATP-binding protein, whose product is MEVAMSQIAAETRQGHIDVRNFALSYETIDGAVEAVTDTQIHVAPGEFVSIVGPSGCGKSTLLNAVAGFLKPTSGVVTVDGQAVTGPSAERGMVFQQYSLFPWKTVRENVEFGLKMRGMPKFERARAARTLLGLAGLEAFENHYPERLSGGMKQRVGIVRALATGPKVLLLDEPFGALDAQTRIIMQQILTNMWQRLKISVLFVTHDIDEAIFLSDRVYCMTARPGSIKAEIQIPLERPRQQSMMMSSEFLALRRGLMSLIREESLKAMGGEITDLGMQGLGIELQGHSIADIL